The genomic stretch GGCAGCACCTGTGTGTGGCCGAGCTGAAAGTCCTTTGCTGGGCTTTGCACagttcctggcacatagtaggtgctcagaaaGTGCAGAAggcatgggtgggtgggtggatggagggaCAAGAGAACGCCACGGCGCTACTAGCCCTCTGGCCCCATTTGGCCCCTTGGGCCTGGTTCCCTTGTCCCGattccccacctccctctctcctccacctccGTTCTCACTCAGCTTGGTCCCCACGAGAGCCTGACCCTCTTCTCCCCAtcctcagggctgtgcctggctTTTGTGGAAAGCAAGTTCAACACTTCAAAGGTGAACGAAAACGCAGATGGCAGCTCTGACTACGGCATCTTCCAGATCAACAGCCACTTCTGGTGCAACGATTATCACAGCCACACGGAAAACTTTTGCCACGAGGACTGCCAAGgtctgcccagggcccaggctggggcggggggatgGAGAAGAGCGGCCAAGGTCTGCCCAGGGCCTAGGCTGGGTGGGGAGAAGAGCAGCCAAGGTCTGCGCAGGGCCCAGGCTGGGCGGGCGGGGAGTGCAGGCTCTGCTCACAGGTTTCCCTCGCCACCACTGCCTGGGAATGCCCCAACAGGCATGGCTCCTAGAATCAGGGGATCCCTTACTAAGCAGAGGCCCGAGCCCACCCAGGTAGGAGATTCTGCAGAGGCCTTGAGCAGAACCCAAAAGGCTCTGAACAGCCAGGCATGGTAGAACACCCTCAGCAGCTGACATTCTTACAGGTATAGCTCATTCCATCCATGCAGTAGAGACGATgaccccactttacagatgagcacACTGGGGCCGAGAGAGAATTAGCACTGAATGCCACCGATGGTCTTGAAGGCTCAGCTCTAACCATTGAGTGGTACTGCCTCCAGCTAACGGTCAAGCGCAAACTCCCTTGTCAGAGCggacccaggagcctctgccCCCTCTGTCCTCCATGCTCTAACATCCCGGGGCTCCTCCGCCTTAAGAGTCCCCCTGATCAGACAGGACTTCGCCTGGGCCTCTGTGCTCCTGTTTCGGCATTTCTTCCCCCCGGAAGCGTCCCCTCCAACGTGGCGTGCGCCACCATCTGCCCTGGCTAGGAAGAATGCCACCAAACACGTTCAGATCTCGGtcctctgcccctccttccccACGTCCCAGCCCCTCTGGCCTCCAGCCACAGTCTTAGGGTTGCCTAGGAGGGCCCCTGGGAGGGAGGCTTTGCTGGGCAGCAGAGACCCTTGCTTGGAGGGCCAGTGTTGGACTCGCTCCCTGGGAACTCTCACAAGCATTCTCCCTTTCAGACATGCTGAGCCCCAACCTGCTCTCCTCCATCAGCTGCGCAAAGAAGATTGTGTCCGGGTCAAGGGGCATGAAGAACTGGTGAGAGGATGTGGCGGGGCTGAGCTGGTGGGCAAATCCCCAAGGAGCAGCCGTGGGCGGAGACTCATGGGCTCTCCTCTGCGGCCGTCCAGACAAGTGTAGGATGGAGGTCAAGCTTGGAACTCCGTTACAAGGCCTGGGGTATCTGCTTCCTCGATGAAACTCTTTTGGTTGCACTACCAGAAAACACTTTGAGCCCAGGGAAATGTGTTCTGAGCAGACGAGCTGTCTCATGGAGCCGGCCCTGGGGGTGCGGCGGGGCCTCGGGGGGAGGCTGCAACAGAGCTGGGGGCTGCTAGGAGCGTTGCACCCAGACTTCTGCTTCTCGTGGCGCATCTGCTGCACTACTCCAAAAATCCGCTTTCTGTGCTTTTAGTCCACGAGCCAGATGCGAGGTGCCCCAAGTTTAAGGCTGAAGACCTTAGGCAACCACCGGCATTGCGAGTCCCAGGCCTACTTCCTGCAATGGAGAGTCTGATTGGTTTATCTTAGACCACGTGTTCCTCTTGGATCCAATCAGCTGCAGGCATGGGAGGAGTTAAGCAATATCATCATGGCTGCCCTGAGGGCTGTCTCCATAACTGGCAATACCtgtattttctataaaaaatgtGGGGCTGTCAGCTCACCAACGGGGCGTGGCCACTTTTCTGAGCTTCAGACTGTATATATGAATAATGTAATGGCTGTCTCCACGGGTGACTGTGAGAGTGGgaggagtcaggtgcttttctGACTCAAAGCACCTTAAAGAAGAGACATGGGAGGCTGTTAGGGCTGAGCTTTCCCGGAGGGGAGTCAATGGTGGCCCAAGGAGCTCCCAGCTCTGTCCAACAGCGCCCTCCCCCTTCACGGGGATACAGAGTGCAGGAGAGGCAAATACCAGAGAGGAGGGCCACCGAAAGGCAAAACCACGGGCCCAGGGGCAGACAGACCCCAGGGCGAGCACTGGGCGAGTCTGGGCGTTGCTCTGCGGGAAGGCAGATGGTTAAGAACAGGGCCATGTGAGAACCAGGTCTTTCTTCTCTGCAGGGTAGAATGGAGGCTGCACTGTGCAGGCCGGCCACTCTCCTACTGGATGACAGGATGCCACCTGGGATGAAGCAGGGGAACCCGCGGGGGAGCCATCCCAGGACTCCGGTCCTCGCATGGGGATCCTTTACGTCTTCCCCTCTGGCCTCCACTTCAtagtcttctctttccttctgttcaCAAGAAACACTGCCCAGAGCCCCAGCAATAAACGGTTGTCTCGGGCTTCCTCCGCGCTCCCATCCAGGCCCAGTTCCCTGGTTCCTGTCTGTCATTTGCAAACCAAGAGGACCATGATAAAGAGAGTTCTATGTTTTCTGgtttattaaaacatttcttgTGCAGTGTgttaatttattcattattaaTTCCACATGAGCCTGAGCACCTAGTACAGGAGAAGTGTGCTGGGTGCTAGAAAAGGAAGGCAAAGCCCAACTGTTGCTCCTGGGATGCTCCTAGtccaggtgggaggcagagacGTCCACAAACCCTGCAGCGGGTACCGAAGTCTACTGTTATGGGTGTGAAGCAGATTTGGGAGCCAACCCCTACAACaccaacttgtttttttttaataaaagggaaAGCTCAGAAGTGTGGAATGGGTGGGGCTGAGGGTCTGGTACTGAGGTGAAGAAAGTGTGTAGAGAGGTTGCAGAAATGGGGCAGGTGCCAATGCTTTTTGCTTGCTGTGGGAGAATCTAGACGATAAAGAAGGCTTCTCTGGATAGGATCTGGGTGTTTGGGGGGTGCTGATTTGGAGTAGATCCTGCTTATGAACCaggcaaagacaaaaaaaagagcACACAGCCACCATCAGTAGGGTCTGACTCGTCGATCGGTTACCTTGGGCCACTCACACCTCTGCCTCAACCGTAAGATGACAGACTGGACAACTCAGTGGCTCTCCAACTTGGATTTCGCAGGCCAACAAAATGTCAAAAGAAGTTAAAcctgggctgggcatttggcctcagcagttaagacactgcttgtgatgcccgcGTCCCACACTGGggggcctgggatcaagtcctggctctgctgattccagcttcctgccaacgcacaccctgggaggctgcagtgactGCTCGAGAACATGGATCCCGGCCACCCACGGGAGAGACTCAgcttgggttccaggctcccggccccTGCCTAGCTCATCCCCAGACGATGAAAAGTCATCTTTTGTAGGCCATTTTGGGTGGAGTTGCCTACTTATCCATAAGTCCATGCGTCTCTGTGCCAGTTACTCCCACAGGGAGGTCTTGGAACTGAGCCCTGGTTCTctgtgatcaatttttttaaaagatttatttatttgaaagagttacacagagagagaagaggcagagagagagagagagagagagaggtcttccatccgctggttcactgcccaaatggctgcaacagccagagctgcgccgatccaaagccaggagccaggagcttcttccccgtctcccacgCGAATGCAGGGTCCCACAGCGTTGGCCCTGTGCGTTCAACTGTTAAGTCCTTCACTGGTATCTctgtgtacttgggccatcttccactgctttcctgggccacagcagagagctgtattggaagtggagtagctgggtcttgaaccggtgcccatatgggatgccggcgcttcaggccagcgtgttaacccgctgcaccacagcaccggctctgtgTGTTCAATCGTTAAGCCCTTCACTGGTGTCATCTGGCTGAACCACAGCTGCTCCTTTTCATTCCAAAATGGAGTCGGTCTGGCCAACCTTGTTCATGGTTCACACACCGAGGACCGGTGAAAACCTCCTCACAGACCAGGCCGGCTCTGAGAATTACTATCCAGAAACCACATTCTCCAGGGCCCCTTCTGGCTCTGACAGTCCAGGGCTGAAACAGGCCTTGGGACCCACTTTCCT from Lepus europaeus isolate LE1 chromosome 18, mLepTim1.pri, whole genome shotgun sequence encodes the following:
- the LYZL6 gene encoding lysozyme-like protein 6, which gives rise to MAGPLLLSWASCLLVANQAFIIHRCDLAKVLHEQELEGFEGYSLSDWLCLAFVESKFNTSKVNENADGSSDYGIFQINSHFWCNDYHSHTENFCHEDCQDMLSPNLLSSISCAKKIVSGSRGMKNWVEWRLHCAGRPLSYWMTGCHLG